The Asterias amurensis chromosome 21, ASM3211899v1 genome has a segment encoding these proteins:
- the LOC139952966 gene encoding protein transport protein Sec31A-like isoform X3: MKVKEISRTANIAWSPAQQYPVYVAAGTAAQQLDATFSTSAALEIYALDLADASVDMQLKSTLKTEHRFHKVVWGNYGMGNETKPSGIIVGGTDSGAIHIYDAAKLLNNEEASISVIEKHTGSVKALDLNPFQPNLLASGASESEIYIWDLNNLTTPMTPGAKSVPTDEISCVAWNRQVQYILASTNPGGRCVVWDLRKNEPIIKVTDHSKRIQCKAVAWHPDVATQMALASEDDHSPVVQIWDLRFATSPLKVLENHQRGVLSIAWCRQDPDLLLSCGKDNRILCWNPNSSVPGGEVVYELPTSSQWSFDVQWCPRNPAVIASSSFDGHVTFYSLMGGGKGDEQLQQRQADKLASSFPDTAGFNQPQQSSQQSAEPQVLKKPPKWLRRPVGATFGFGGKLVSFEVSKQQPASRVYISQVVTETELVNRSNALEESLTNGKFVDFCNTKVAMAKDSMESQIWKFMKASFEKEPRPHFVSLLGFDSDELARKVALATGAPTGLTNGMPGAVDAEELAERMENLDVGFSGSEATLGSGTGSPAVGSKTPSDMTGDSDGAAAFDAIAAGGPVEVENQIDEEPRAASPFTISKKEDTEGLISQAVLTGNFEAAVEMCLHNDRMADAILLAIAGGPELLARTQRKYFKKTKSNISRLISSIVTKDLSDIVDCCDLENWKETLTALLTYASVKDFSTLCDTLGGRLESQDDTDLSAEACLCYICSGNVDRLVACWAKMMHGANSPLNLQDLVEKVMILRKALQLKTGNGTEVTSPILAEKLTSYAELLAAQGNMSSATGYLGDSNQPKIQELRDRLYRAQGMASGVVVQKSTLGVAPTRQSTAEQPQRSPFSRQNVSNSFKTTTVSSSQYYTSQVSATPQTTNYNYNQPTQQPVQPKAAAGDASGRQRNSSGGNLNANLSGPRRYPDYQQAGMQQYYHHEPTQEQLMQQQRDQFPNPSVYNPADYKTTSPAAPQGLAGYPQRQQPTSAPPAAPTGYQPNMATPVPASLKPKAVVGAWNDPPLIKPKEQKSYVAPEPIMAPIIGSVQETPPESPSAVPSNPGVYNPAMVPNQQAPEPETPKAPIPAEHQYLVETYDALVKRCKEAAGSNPQMKRKLEDVIKKLGILYDKLREGMLSPMILSGLHEIAQGILTYDYQTGLSVHKRLVSSVYFSEISTFMPGLKVLLQVAVQLRV, translated from the exons ATGAAAGTTAAAGAGATTAGCAGGACTGCTAACATAGCATGGAGTCCTGCTCAGCAGTACCCCGTCTATGTTGCTGCTGGGACTGCAGCCCAACAGCTAGATGCTACCTTCAGTACCAGTGCCGCGCTTGAGATCTACGCCTTGGATCTAGCCGATGCATCGGTTGATATGCAGTTAAAATCTACCCTCAAAACTGAACACAG ATTCCATAAAGTCGTATGGGGAAACTATGGCATGGGGAACGAGACAAAGCCGAGTGGCATTATTGTTGGAGGCACAGACAGTGGAGCGATTCATATCTACGATGCGGCAAAGCTTTTAAACAACGAAGAGGCCTCTATCTCAGTTATAGAAAAG caTACAGGCTCGGTGAAAGCCCTTGACCTCAACCCATTCCAGCCAAACCTCTTAGCGTCAGGAGCCAGCGAATCAGAAATCTATATTTGGGATTTGAATAACTTGACCACACCCATGACCCCAGGTGCCAAATCAGTG CCAACAGATGAGATCAGTTGTGTGGCTTGGAATCGCCAGGTTCAATACATCCTGGCATCAACGAACCCTGGAGGGCGCTGTGTGGTATGGGATCTGCGCAAGAATGAACCAATCATCAAAGTTACTGATCACAGCAAGAGG ATTCAATGTAAAGCAGTAGCCTGGCACCCAGACGTTGCAACACAGATGGCACTAGCCTCTGAAGATGACCATTCACCAGTTGTTCAGATTTGGGATCTTAGATTCGCTACATCCCCCCTAAAGGTTCTTGAAAATCATCAAAG GGGAGTACTCTCCATTGCCTGGTGTCGCCAGGATCCAGATCTTCTGCTGAGTTGTGGTAAAGACAACCGTATCCTCTGCTGGAACCCCAACAGCTCAGTCCCGGGAGGTGAGGTTGTTTATGAGCTACCCACCTCATCTCAGTGGAGCTTTGACGTACAATGGTGTCCACGCAACCCGGCAGTCATCGCTAGCTCCTCATTTGATGGTCATGTGACGTTTTACTCCTTGATGGGCGGGGGAAAGGGGGACGAGCAATTGCAGCAACGCCAAGCTGACAAG CTTGCATCTTCCTTTCCTGACACTGCTGGTTTCAACCAACCTCAGCAATCATCCCAACAATCAGCTGAACCCCAAGTCTTGAAGAAACCTCCAAAGTGGCTAAGACGACCTGTAGGAGCAACGTTTGGG TTTGGTGGGAAACTTGTGTCCTTCGAGGTCTCCAAACAGCAACCTGCGAGTCGTGTTTACATCAGCCAGGTCGTCACGGAAACAGagcttgtcaatcgctccaacGCCCTGGAGGAGTCTTTGACCAACGGGAAGTTTGTTGACTTCTGCAATACGAAGGTTGCCATGGCAAAAGACAGTATGGAGTCACAAATATGGAAATTCATGAAG GCGAGCTTTGAGAAGGAACCACGCCCACATTTCGTCTCCCTCCTTGGCTTTGATTCAGACGAGCTTGCCAGGAAGGTTGCTCTAGCAACAGGAGCACCTACCGGATTGACCAATGGGATGCCGGGAGCGGTGGATGCCGAGGAATTAGCCGAGAGGATGGAGAATCTTGATGTAGGGTTCTCGGGGTCAGAGGCCACACTAGGGAGCGGGACTGGGTCACCTGCAGTAGGGTCAAAG ACACCAAGTGACATGACAGGAGACTCCGATGGAGCAGCAGCGTTTGATGCCATAGCGGCTGGTGGACCTGTGGAGGTTGAAAACCAAATAGATGAAGAGCCAAGAGCTGCATCTCCTTTCACTATATCCAAGAAAGAAG ATACTGAGGGTCTTATAAGTCAAGCCGTTCTTACAGGAAACTTTGAGGCAGCTGTTGAGATGTGTCTCCATAACGACCGAATGGCAGACGCCATCTTATTAGCTATTGCTGGAGGGCCAGAACTTCTTGCCAGAACACAACGAAAATACTTCAAGAAGACCAAGAGTAATATCTCAAGG TTGATATCATCAATTGTAACGAAGGATCTATCGGACATTGTGGATTGTTGTGATCTTGAGAACTGGAAGGAAACACTGACAGCGTTGCTTACCTATGCATCGGTCAAAGATTTCTCAACGTTATGTG ACACTCTCGGAGGTCGACTGGAGTCCCAAGATGACACTGATCTCTCTGCTGAAGCTTGTTTGTGCTATATCTGCTCAGGGAATGTAGATAGACTTGTTGCTTGCTGGGCTAAGATGATGCATGGGGCAAACTCACCTCTTAACCTACAG GATCTTGTTGAGAAGGTGATGATCCTGAGAAAGGCCTTGCAACTAAAGACAGGCAACGGGACAGAGGTAACCTCTCCAATTCTAGCTGAGAAGCTCACCAGCTACGCTGAGCTGCTCGCCGCTCAGGGGAACATGTCCTCCGCAACGGGGTACCTCGGGGATTCGAATCAGCCTAAGATACAGGAGTTGAGAGATCGACTGTACCGAGCGCAGGGAATGGCGTCTGGTGTAGTTGTTCAGAAGAGTACGCTTGGAGTGGCACCCACAAGGCAGTCAACGGCAGAACAACCTCAGAGATCTCCGTTCAGTAGG CAGAATGTCTCTAACTCATTCAAAACAACGACTGTCTCCAGTAGTCAGTACTATACATCCCAAGTTAGTGCCACACCTCAGACGACCAATTACAATTACAACCAACCCACTCAACAACCAGTTCAACCCAAGGCAGCTGCCGGCGACGCCTCAGGCAGACAACGTAATTCTAGCGGTGGTAACCTCAACGCTAACCTCTCTGGTCCGCGTCGGTATCCAGACTACCAACAAGCCGGTATGCAACAGTATTACCACCATGAACCCACACAGGAGCAGCTAATGCAGCAGCAGAGAGATCAGTTTCCCAACCCCAGTGTCTATAACCCGGCAGATTACAAGACAACCTCACCCGCAGCACCACAGGGGTTAGCTGGTTACCCACAACGGCAACAGCCAACGAGTGCACCACCAGCAGCCCCAACAGGGTACCAGCCCAACATGGCAACCCCTGTCCCCGCTTCATTGAAACCTAAGGCAGTTGTTGGAGCTTGGAACGATCCTCCATTAATCAAACCAAAG GAACAGAAAAGTTACGTTGCCCCTGAACCCATCATGGCACCTATTATAGGATCAGTGCAGGAGACTCCACCCGAATCGCCCTCAGCGGTACCCAGTAACCCAGGGGTATACAACCCAGCCATGGTCCCTAATCAGCAG GCTCCAGAGCCAGAAACGCCTAAAGCACCCATTCCTGCCGAGCACCAGTATTTGGTTGAGACTTACGATGCTCTGGTTAAACGATGTAAAGAAGCAGCTGGTAGTAATCCG CAAATGAAGCGAAAACTGGAAGACGTTATTAAGAAGTTGGGAATTCTCTACGACAAACTACGAGAAGGAATG TTATCACCAATGATCTTAAGTGGTCTTCATGAGATTGCCCAAGGCATCCTAACCTATGATTACCAGACGGGTCTCTCCGTTCACAAACGTCTCGTCTCCAGCGTCTACTTCTCTGAGATCAGCACCTTCATGCCGGGTCTTAAAGTCCTACTTCAGGTTGCTGTTCAACTTAGAGTATGA
- the LOC139952966 gene encoding protein transport protein Sec31A-like isoform X1: MKVKEISRTANIAWSPAQQYPVYVAAGTAAQQLDATFSTSAALEIYALDLADASVDMQLKSTLKTEHRFHKVVWGNYGMGNETKPSGIIVGGTDSGAIHIYDAAKLLNNEEASISVIEKHTGSVKALDLNPFQPNLLASGASESEIYIWDLNNLTTPMTPGAKSVPTDEISCVAWNRQVQYILASTNPGGRCVVWDLRKNEPIIKVTDHSKRIQCKAVAWHPDVATQMALASEDDHSPVVQIWDLRFATSPLKVLENHQRGVLSIAWCRQDPDLLLSCGKDNRILCWNPNSSVPGGEVVYELPTSSQWSFDVQWCPRNPAVIASSSFDGHVTFYSLMGGGKGDEQLQQRQADKLASSFPDTAGFNQPQQSSQQSAEPQVLKKPPKWLRRPVGATFGFGGKLVSFEVSKQQPASRVYISQVVTETELVNRSNALEESLTNGKFVDFCNTKVAMAKDSMESQIWKFMKASFEKEPRPHFVSLLGFDSDELARKVALATGAPTGLTNGMPGAVDAEELAERMENLDVGFSGSEATLGSGTGSPAVGSKTPSDMTGDSDGAAAFDAIAAGGPVEVENQIDEEPRAASPFTISKKEDTEGLISQAVLTGNFEAAVEMCLHNDRMADAILLAIAGGPELLARTQRKYFKKTKSNISRLISSIVTKDLSDIVDCCDLENWKETLTALLTYASVKDFSTLCDTLGGRLESQDDTDLSAEACLCYICSGNVDRLVACWAKMMHGANSPLNLQDLVEKVMILRKALQLKTGNGTEVTSPILAEKLTSYAELLAAQGNMSSATGYLGDSNQPKIQELRDRLYRAQGMASGVVVQKSTLGVAPTRQSTAEQPQRSPFSRQNVSNSFKTTTVSSSQYYTSQVSATPQTTNYNYNQPTQQPVQPKAAAGDASGRQRNSSGGNLNANLSGPRRYPDYQQAGMQQYYHHEPTQEQLMQQQRDQFPNPSVYNPADYKTTSPAAPQGLAGYPQRQQPTSAPPAAPTGYQPNMATPVPASLKPKAVVGAWNDPPLIKPKEQKSYVAPEPIMAPIIGSVQETPPESPSAVPSNPGVYNPAMVPNQQVYANNSMYNQPMGNPLPSAQIAQFAKAPEPETPKAPIPAEHQYLVETYDALVKRCKEAAGSNPQMKRKLEDVIKKLGILYDKLREGMLSPMILSGLHEIAQGILTYDYQTGLSVHKRLVSSVYFSEISTFMPGLKVLLQVAVQLRV; this comes from the exons ATGAAAGTTAAAGAGATTAGCAGGACTGCTAACATAGCATGGAGTCCTGCTCAGCAGTACCCCGTCTATGTTGCTGCTGGGACTGCAGCCCAACAGCTAGATGCTACCTTCAGTACCAGTGCCGCGCTTGAGATCTACGCCTTGGATCTAGCCGATGCATCGGTTGATATGCAGTTAAAATCTACCCTCAAAACTGAACACAG ATTCCATAAAGTCGTATGGGGAAACTATGGCATGGGGAACGAGACAAAGCCGAGTGGCATTATTGTTGGAGGCACAGACAGTGGAGCGATTCATATCTACGATGCGGCAAAGCTTTTAAACAACGAAGAGGCCTCTATCTCAGTTATAGAAAAG caTACAGGCTCGGTGAAAGCCCTTGACCTCAACCCATTCCAGCCAAACCTCTTAGCGTCAGGAGCCAGCGAATCAGAAATCTATATTTGGGATTTGAATAACTTGACCACACCCATGACCCCAGGTGCCAAATCAGTG CCAACAGATGAGATCAGTTGTGTGGCTTGGAATCGCCAGGTTCAATACATCCTGGCATCAACGAACCCTGGAGGGCGCTGTGTGGTATGGGATCTGCGCAAGAATGAACCAATCATCAAAGTTACTGATCACAGCAAGAGG ATTCAATGTAAAGCAGTAGCCTGGCACCCAGACGTTGCAACACAGATGGCACTAGCCTCTGAAGATGACCATTCACCAGTTGTTCAGATTTGGGATCTTAGATTCGCTACATCCCCCCTAAAGGTTCTTGAAAATCATCAAAG GGGAGTACTCTCCATTGCCTGGTGTCGCCAGGATCCAGATCTTCTGCTGAGTTGTGGTAAAGACAACCGTATCCTCTGCTGGAACCCCAACAGCTCAGTCCCGGGAGGTGAGGTTGTTTATGAGCTACCCACCTCATCTCAGTGGAGCTTTGACGTACAATGGTGTCCACGCAACCCGGCAGTCATCGCTAGCTCCTCATTTGATGGTCATGTGACGTTTTACTCCTTGATGGGCGGGGGAAAGGGGGACGAGCAATTGCAGCAACGCCAAGCTGACAAG CTTGCATCTTCCTTTCCTGACACTGCTGGTTTCAACCAACCTCAGCAATCATCCCAACAATCAGCTGAACCCCAAGTCTTGAAGAAACCTCCAAAGTGGCTAAGACGACCTGTAGGAGCAACGTTTGGG TTTGGTGGGAAACTTGTGTCCTTCGAGGTCTCCAAACAGCAACCTGCGAGTCGTGTTTACATCAGCCAGGTCGTCACGGAAACAGagcttgtcaatcgctccaacGCCCTGGAGGAGTCTTTGACCAACGGGAAGTTTGTTGACTTCTGCAATACGAAGGTTGCCATGGCAAAAGACAGTATGGAGTCACAAATATGGAAATTCATGAAG GCGAGCTTTGAGAAGGAACCACGCCCACATTTCGTCTCCCTCCTTGGCTTTGATTCAGACGAGCTTGCCAGGAAGGTTGCTCTAGCAACAGGAGCACCTACCGGATTGACCAATGGGATGCCGGGAGCGGTGGATGCCGAGGAATTAGCCGAGAGGATGGAGAATCTTGATGTAGGGTTCTCGGGGTCAGAGGCCACACTAGGGAGCGGGACTGGGTCACCTGCAGTAGGGTCAAAG ACACCAAGTGACATGACAGGAGACTCCGATGGAGCAGCAGCGTTTGATGCCATAGCGGCTGGTGGACCTGTGGAGGTTGAAAACCAAATAGATGAAGAGCCAAGAGCTGCATCTCCTTTCACTATATCCAAGAAAGAAG ATACTGAGGGTCTTATAAGTCAAGCCGTTCTTACAGGAAACTTTGAGGCAGCTGTTGAGATGTGTCTCCATAACGACCGAATGGCAGACGCCATCTTATTAGCTATTGCTGGAGGGCCAGAACTTCTTGCCAGAACACAACGAAAATACTTCAAGAAGACCAAGAGTAATATCTCAAGG TTGATATCATCAATTGTAACGAAGGATCTATCGGACATTGTGGATTGTTGTGATCTTGAGAACTGGAAGGAAACACTGACAGCGTTGCTTACCTATGCATCGGTCAAAGATTTCTCAACGTTATGTG ACACTCTCGGAGGTCGACTGGAGTCCCAAGATGACACTGATCTCTCTGCTGAAGCTTGTTTGTGCTATATCTGCTCAGGGAATGTAGATAGACTTGTTGCTTGCTGGGCTAAGATGATGCATGGGGCAAACTCACCTCTTAACCTACAG GATCTTGTTGAGAAGGTGATGATCCTGAGAAAGGCCTTGCAACTAAAGACAGGCAACGGGACAGAGGTAACCTCTCCAATTCTAGCTGAGAAGCTCACCAGCTACGCTGAGCTGCTCGCCGCTCAGGGGAACATGTCCTCCGCAACGGGGTACCTCGGGGATTCGAATCAGCCTAAGATACAGGAGTTGAGAGATCGACTGTACCGAGCGCAGGGAATGGCGTCTGGTGTAGTTGTTCAGAAGAGTACGCTTGGAGTGGCACCCACAAGGCAGTCAACGGCAGAACAACCTCAGAGATCTCCGTTCAGTAGG CAGAATGTCTCTAACTCATTCAAAACAACGACTGTCTCCAGTAGTCAGTACTATACATCCCAAGTTAGTGCCACACCTCAGACGACCAATTACAATTACAACCAACCCACTCAACAACCAGTTCAACCCAAGGCAGCTGCCGGCGACGCCTCAGGCAGACAACGTAATTCTAGCGGTGGTAACCTCAACGCTAACCTCTCTGGTCCGCGTCGGTATCCAGACTACCAACAAGCCGGTATGCAACAGTATTACCACCATGAACCCACACAGGAGCAGCTAATGCAGCAGCAGAGAGATCAGTTTCCCAACCCCAGTGTCTATAACCCGGCAGATTACAAGACAACCTCACCCGCAGCACCACAGGGGTTAGCTGGTTACCCACAACGGCAACAGCCAACGAGTGCACCACCAGCAGCCCCAACAGGGTACCAGCCCAACATGGCAACCCCTGTCCCCGCTTCATTGAAACCTAAGGCAGTTGTTGGAGCTTGGAACGATCCTCCATTAATCAAACCAAAG GAACAGAAAAGTTACGTTGCCCCTGAACCCATCATGGCACCTATTATAGGATCAGTGCAGGAGACTCCACCCGAATCGCCCTCAGCGGTACCCAGTAACCCAGGGGTATACAACCCAGCCATGGTCCCTAATCAGCAGGTATATGCTAATAACAGCATGTATAACCAGCCTATGGGTAACCCACTTCCATCCGCACAAATTGCTCAATTCGCAAAG GCTCCAGAGCCAGAAACGCCTAAAGCACCCATTCCTGCCGAGCACCAGTATTTGGTTGAGACTTACGATGCTCTGGTTAAACGATGTAAAGAAGCAGCTGGTAGTAATCCG CAAATGAAGCGAAAACTGGAAGACGTTATTAAGAAGTTGGGAATTCTCTACGACAAACTACGAGAAGGAATG TTATCACCAATGATCTTAAGTGGTCTTCATGAGATTGCCCAAGGCATCCTAACCTATGATTACCAGACGGGTCTCTCCGTTCACAAACGTCTCGTCTCCAGCGTCTACTTCTCTGAGATCAGCACCTTCATGCCGGGTCTTAAAGTCCTACTTCAGGTTGCTGTTCAACTTAGAGTATGA
- the LOC139952966 gene encoding protein transport protein Sec31A-like isoform X2, whose protein sequence is MKVKEISRTANIAWSPAQQYPVYVAAGTAAQQLDATFSTSAALEIYALDLADASVDMQLKSTLKTEHRFHKVVWGNYGMGNETKPSGIIVGGTDSGAIHIYDAAKLLNNEEASISVIEKHTGSVKALDLNPFQPNLLASGASESEIYIWDLNNLTTPMTPGAKSVPTDEISCVAWNRQVQYILASTNPGGRCVVWDLRKNEPIIKVTDHSKRIQCKAVAWHPDVATQMALASEDDHSPVVQIWDLRFATSPLKVLENHQRGVLSIAWCRQDPDLLLSCGKDNRILCWNPNSSVPGGEVVYELPTSSQWSFDVQWCPRNPAVIASSSFDGHVTFYSLMGGGKGDEQLQQRQADKLASSFPDTAGFNQPQQSSQQSAEPQVLKKPPKWLRRPVGATFGFGGKLVSFEVSKQQPASRVYISQVVTETELVNRSNALEESLTNGKFVDFCNTKVAMAKDSMESQIWKFMKASFEKEPRPHFVSLLGFDSDELARKVALATGAPTGLTNGMPGAVDAEELAERMENLDVGFSGSEATLGSGTGSPAVGSKTPSDMTGDSDGAAAFDAIAAGGPVEVENQIDEEPRAASPFTISKKEDTEGLISQAVLTGNFEAAVEMCLHNDRMADAILLAIAGGPELLARTQRKYFKKTKSNISRLISSIVTKDLSDIVDCCDLENWKETLTALLTYASVKDFSTLCDTLGGRLESQDDTDLSAEACLCYICSGNVDRLVACWAKMMHGANSPLNLQDLVEKVMILRKALQLKTGNGTEVTSPILAEKLTSYAELLAAQGNMSSATGYLGDSNQPKIQELRDRLYRAQGMASGVVVQKSTLGVAPTRQSTAEQPQRSPFSRNVSNSFKTTTVSSSQYYTSQVSATPQTTNYNYNQPTQQPVQPKAAAGDASGRQRNSSGGNLNANLSGPRRYPDYQQAGMQQYYHHEPTQEQLMQQQRDQFPNPSVYNPADYKTTSPAAPQGLAGYPQRQQPTSAPPAAPTGYQPNMATPVPASLKPKAVVGAWNDPPLIKPKEQKSYVAPEPIMAPIIGSVQETPPESPSAVPSNPGVYNPAMVPNQQVYANNSMYNQPMGNPLPSAQIAQFAKAPEPETPKAPIPAEHQYLVETYDALVKRCKEAAGSNPQMKRKLEDVIKKLGILYDKLREGMLSPMILSGLHEIAQGILTYDYQTGLSVHKRLVSSVYFSEISTFMPGLKVLLQVAVQLRV, encoded by the exons ATGAAAGTTAAAGAGATTAGCAGGACTGCTAACATAGCATGGAGTCCTGCTCAGCAGTACCCCGTCTATGTTGCTGCTGGGACTGCAGCCCAACAGCTAGATGCTACCTTCAGTACCAGTGCCGCGCTTGAGATCTACGCCTTGGATCTAGCCGATGCATCGGTTGATATGCAGTTAAAATCTACCCTCAAAACTGAACACAG ATTCCATAAAGTCGTATGGGGAAACTATGGCATGGGGAACGAGACAAAGCCGAGTGGCATTATTGTTGGAGGCACAGACAGTGGAGCGATTCATATCTACGATGCGGCAAAGCTTTTAAACAACGAAGAGGCCTCTATCTCAGTTATAGAAAAG caTACAGGCTCGGTGAAAGCCCTTGACCTCAACCCATTCCAGCCAAACCTCTTAGCGTCAGGAGCCAGCGAATCAGAAATCTATATTTGGGATTTGAATAACTTGACCACACCCATGACCCCAGGTGCCAAATCAGTG CCAACAGATGAGATCAGTTGTGTGGCTTGGAATCGCCAGGTTCAATACATCCTGGCATCAACGAACCCTGGAGGGCGCTGTGTGGTATGGGATCTGCGCAAGAATGAACCAATCATCAAAGTTACTGATCACAGCAAGAGG ATTCAATGTAAAGCAGTAGCCTGGCACCCAGACGTTGCAACACAGATGGCACTAGCCTCTGAAGATGACCATTCACCAGTTGTTCAGATTTGGGATCTTAGATTCGCTACATCCCCCCTAAAGGTTCTTGAAAATCATCAAAG GGGAGTACTCTCCATTGCCTGGTGTCGCCAGGATCCAGATCTTCTGCTGAGTTGTGGTAAAGACAACCGTATCCTCTGCTGGAACCCCAACAGCTCAGTCCCGGGAGGTGAGGTTGTTTATGAGCTACCCACCTCATCTCAGTGGAGCTTTGACGTACAATGGTGTCCACGCAACCCGGCAGTCATCGCTAGCTCCTCATTTGATGGTCATGTGACGTTTTACTCCTTGATGGGCGGGGGAAAGGGGGACGAGCAATTGCAGCAACGCCAAGCTGACAAG CTTGCATCTTCCTTTCCTGACACTGCTGGTTTCAACCAACCTCAGCAATCATCCCAACAATCAGCTGAACCCCAAGTCTTGAAGAAACCTCCAAAGTGGCTAAGACGACCTGTAGGAGCAACGTTTGGG TTTGGTGGGAAACTTGTGTCCTTCGAGGTCTCCAAACAGCAACCTGCGAGTCGTGTTTACATCAGCCAGGTCGTCACGGAAACAGagcttgtcaatcgctccaacGCCCTGGAGGAGTCTTTGACCAACGGGAAGTTTGTTGACTTCTGCAATACGAAGGTTGCCATGGCAAAAGACAGTATGGAGTCACAAATATGGAAATTCATGAAG GCGAGCTTTGAGAAGGAACCACGCCCACATTTCGTCTCCCTCCTTGGCTTTGATTCAGACGAGCTTGCCAGGAAGGTTGCTCTAGCAACAGGAGCACCTACCGGATTGACCAATGGGATGCCGGGAGCGGTGGATGCCGAGGAATTAGCCGAGAGGATGGAGAATCTTGATGTAGGGTTCTCGGGGTCAGAGGCCACACTAGGGAGCGGGACTGGGTCACCTGCAGTAGGGTCAAAG ACACCAAGTGACATGACAGGAGACTCCGATGGAGCAGCAGCGTTTGATGCCATAGCGGCTGGTGGACCTGTGGAGGTTGAAAACCAAATAGATGAAGAGCCAAGAGCTGCATCTCCTTTCACTATATCCAAGAAAGAAG ATACTGAGGGTCTTATAAGTCAAGCCGTTCTTACAGGAAACTTTGAGGCAGCTGTTGAGATGTGTCTCCATAACGACCGAATGGCAGACGCCATCTTATTAGCTATTGCTGGAGGGCCAGAACTTCTTGCCAGAACACAACGAAAATACTTCAAGAAGACCAAGAGTAATATCTCAAGG TTGATATCATCAATTGTAACGAAGGATCTATCGGACATTGTGGATTGTTGTGATCTTGAGAACTGGAAGGAAACACTGACAGCGTTGCTTACCTATGCATCGGTCAAAGATTTCTCAACGTTATGTG ACACTCTCGGAGGTCGACTGGAGTCCCAAGATGACACTGATCTCTCTGCTGAAGCTTGTTTGTGCTATATCTGCTCAGGGAATGTAGATAGACTTGTTGCTTGCTGGGCTAAGATGATGCATGGGGCAAACTCACCTCTTAACCTACAG GATCTTGTTGAGAAGGTGATGATCCTGAGAAAGGCCTTGCAACTAAAGACAGGCAACGGGACAGAGGTAACCTCTCCAATTCTAGCTGAGAAGCTCACCAGCTACGCTGAGCTGCTCGCCGCTCAGGGGAACATGTCCTCCGCAACGGGGTACCTCGGGGATTCGAATCAGCCTAAGATACAGGAGTTGAGAGATCGACTGTACCGAGCGCAGGGAATGGCGTCTGGTGTAGTTGTTCAGAAGAGTACGCTTGGAGTGGCACCCACAAGGCAGTCAACGGCAGAACAACCTCAGAGATCTCCGTTCAGTAGG AATGTCTCTAACTCATTCAAAACAACGACTGTCTCCAGTAGTCAGTACTATACATCCCAAGTTAGTGCCACACCTCAGACGACCAATTACAATTACAACCAACCCACTCAACAACCAGTTCAACCCAAGGCAGCTGCCGGCGACGCCTCAGGCAGACAACGTAATTCTAGCGGTGGTAACCTCAACGCTAACCTCTCTGGTCCGCGTCGGTATCCAGACTACCAACAAGCCGGTATGCAACAGTATTACCACCATGAACCCACACAGGAGCAGCTAATGCAGCAGCAGAGAGATCAGTTTCCCAACCCCAGTGTCTATAACCCGGCAGATTACAAGACAACCTCACCCGCAGCACCACAGGGGTTAGCTGGTTACCCACAACGGCAACAGCCAACGAGTGCACCACCAGCAGCCCCAACAGGGTACCAGCCCAACATGGCAACCCCTGTCCCCGCTTCATTGAAACCTAAGGCAGTTGTTGGAGCTTGGAACGATCCTCCATTAATCAAACCAAAG GAACAGAAAAGTTACGTTGCCCCTGAACCCATCATGGCACCTATTATAGGATCAGTGCAGGAGACTCCACCCGAATCGCCCTCAGCGGTACCCAGTAACCCAGGGGTATACAACCCAGCCATGGTCCCTAATCAGCAGGTATATGCTAATAACAGCATGTATAACCAGCCTATGGGTAACCCACTTCCATCCGCACAAATTGCTCAATTCGCAAAG GCTCCAGAGCCAGAAACGCCTAAAGCACCCATTCCTGCCGAGCACCAGTATTTGGTTGAGACTTACGATGCTCTGGTTAAACGATGTAAAGAAGCAGCTGGTAGTAATCCG CAAATGAAGCGAAAACTGGAAGACGTTATTAAGAAGTTGGGAATTCTCTACGACAAACTACGAGAAGGAATG TTATCACCAATGATCTTAAGTGGTCTTCATGAGATTGCCCAAGGCATCCTAACCTATGATTACCAGACGGGTCTCTCCGTTCACAAACGTCTCGTCTCCAGCGTCTACTTCTCTGAGATCAGCACCTTCATGCCGGGTCTTAAAGTCCTACTTCAGGTTGCTGTTCAACTTAGAGTATGA